One genomic region from Sphingobacterium sp. UGAL515B_05 encodes:
- a CDS encoding M28 family peptidase, producing the protein MKKIYNLLWIACSLMSCAQAQDVNSKYAEEITVESTQKHLRTLASVDFEGRGTGQKGGRLAAEYIANEFKKYGLSAPVNGSYFQPLQLIRNSFKVKQFSINDRPFQHGKDIFVIGNNENKFFESNEIVFIGYGIDDPKYSDISGMDLHNKIVMLINENEPTDEKGNSWITSKKTASDWATTRNKKVKEILKHSPKMVLAINSQLSQLLEDAGDRAIEGRYNLAVDQPAPEKSPMIPVVNITDHAANYILNLARTNLATVVAKINRTGQPNSFAISTNFKAEFGTNAAPLADPNILGYLEGTDKKDEIVVIGGHYDHDGMDSKGNIFFGADDNASGTTAVLELARAFSKAKSTGNGPRRSILFITYAAEEKGLLGSKFYTENPIFPLKNTVACINIDMIGRVDDKHLKGNHDYIHAIGSDKLSSELYQINKNENEKHTKLEIDYMYDNPKDPMRLYYRSDHYNFAKKGIPSVFYFSGLHPDYHTPADTYDKIDFPLMVKREKLAFYTAWQIANRENRLVVDNNKE; encoded by the coding sequence ATGAAGAAAATATACAACCTGCTTTGGATCGCATGCTCCCTGATGAGCTGTGCACAAGCACAGGACGTAAACAGTAAATATGCGGAGGAAATCACCGTAGAATCTACCCAAAAGCATCTACGCACTTTAGCCTCTGTCGATTTCGAAGGCAGAGGAACTGGACAAAAAGGTGGTCGCTTGGCAGCTGAATATATTGCCAATGAATTTAAAAAATATGGTCTCAGTGCGCCCGTCAATGGATCCTATTTCCAACCCCTGCAGCTTATTCGTAACAGCTTTAAGGTAAAGCAATTTAGTATTAACGATAGACCCTTCCAACATGGTAAGGACATTTTTGTCATTGGTAACAATGAGAACAAGTTCTTCGAAAGCAATGAAATTGTGTTTATTGGCTATGGGATAGATGATCCCAAGTATTCGGATATCTCAGGCATGGATCTCCATAATAAGATCGTTATGCTGATCAATGAGAATGAGCCAACAGATGAGAAAGGGAATTCATGGATTACCAGCAAAAAGACTGCTTCGGACTGGGCAACAACCCGAAATAAAAAAGTCAAGGAAATCCTTAAACACAGTCCCAAAATGGTACTAGCCATTAATAGTCAGCTGTCTCAACTTTTGGAGGATGCAGGAGACCGTGCTATTGAGGGCCGTTATAATTTGGCGGTGGATCAACCTGCGCCGGAAAAGTCACCCATGATCCCTGTGGTCAATATTACAGACCATGCAGCAAATTATATTCTAAACCTGGCGAGAACCAATCTTGCTACTGTGGTTGCAAAAATTAATCGTACGGGACAACCAAATTCCTTTGCTATTTCAACAAATTTTAAAGCTGAGTTTGGCACCAATGCGGCTCCATTAGCCGATCCTAATATTCTTGGCTACCTGGAAGGAACAGATAAAAAAGACGAAATCGTTGTGATCGGAGGCCACTATGACCACGATGGAATGGATTCCAAAGGAAATATCTTCTTTGGGGCCGATGACAATGCCTCGGGCACAACAGCCGTCCTTGAATTGGCACGCGCTTTTTCTAAAGCCAAATCGACCGGAAATGGTCCACGACGCAGTATTTTGTTCATCACCTATGCGGCAGAAGAAAAAGGTTTACTGGGTTCCAAATTCTATACAGAAAATCCCATATTTCCATTGAAAAACACCGTTGCCTGCATTAATATTGATATGATTGGCCGTGTTGACGACAAACATCTCAAAGGTAATCACGATTATATCCATGCGATCGGTTCAGATAAATTGAGCTCGGAGTTATATCAGATCAATAAAAATGAGAATGAAAAACATACGAAACTGGAGATTGACTATATGTATGACAATCCAAAGGATCCTATGCGCCTCTACTATCGCTCCGATCATTATAATTTTGCCAAGAAAGGTATACCATCTGTATTTTACTTTTCGGGCTTGCATCCGGACTACCACACACCTGCGGATACCTATGACAAGATCGACTTTCCACTGATGGTTAAACGTGAAAAGCTCGCATTTTACACCGCATGGCAAATAGCCAATCGGGAAAATCGCCTGGTGGTTGACAATAATAAAGAGTAA
- a CDS encoding J domain-containing protein: MAFVDYYKVLGIDKTASADEIKKAYRKLARKYHPDVNPNDNEAKQRFQEINEANEVLSDPEKRKKYDQYGEHWQHGEEYEKAQQQYRQSQSTGGNPFGAGGNPFGSGGSHEYTGNFDDGQFSDFFEQMFGSRRGGGRQSTFRGQDFNAELSLTLQEAYTTHQQTFNINGKSIRITIHAGVEDGQKIKLKGYGSEGINGGPKGDLYITINIIPDARFKRQGNDLYTTLDVDLYTAILGGEVTLDTFGGKVKLKIKAESQNGAKMRLKGKGFPLYRKEGEFGDLYVTLNIQMPNNLSAEEKALFQQLKDLKQ, from the coding sequence ATGGCTTTTGTAGATTACTATAAAGTGCTTGGCATTGATAAAACAGCTTCAGCTGATGAGATCAAAAAAGCATATCGAAAACTAGCCCGTAAATACCACCCTGATGTCAACCCCAATGACAATGAGGCCAAACAACGATTTCAGGAGATTAATGAGGCAAATGAAGTATTATCCGATCCCGAAAAGCGCAAAAAATATGACCAATACGGTGAACATTGGCAACATGGAGAGGAGTATGAAAAAGCGCAACAACAATACCGTCAGTCCCAATCCACCGGAGGAAACCCATTCGGAGCTGGGGGAAATCCATTTGGTAGCGGCGGCTCCCACGAGTACACCGGAAACTTTGATGATGGGCAATTCTCGGATTTCTTCGAACAGATGTTTGGCAGCAGACGCGGGGGAGGTCGCCAAAGTACATTTCGTGGACAGGACTTTAATGCCGAGCTCAGCTTAACTTTACAAGAAGCTTACACGACACATCAACAGACCTTCAATATCAATGGAAAAAGTATCCGCATCACGATTCATGCTGGAGTGGAGGATGGTCAGAAAATCAAACTGAAAGGATATGGCAGTGAGGGCATCAACGGGGGGCCAAAGGGAGATCTCTATATCACAATTAATATCATACCAGATGCCCGTTTTAAACGCCAGGGGAATGACTTATACACTACACTTGATGTAGACCTCTATACAGCTATTTTAGGCGGCGAAGTGACCTTAGATACGTTCGGTGGAAAAGTTAAACTGAAAATTAAAGCCGAAAGTCAAAATGGCGCAAAAATGCGACTTAAAGGAAAAGGATTCCCCTTATACCGAAAGGAAGGTGAATTTGGCGACCTTTATGTCACATTGAATATCCAAATGCCCAATAATCTATCTGCCGAAGAAAAGGCATTGTTCCAACAGTTGAAGGATTTAAAACAATAA
- the rpiB gene encoding ribose 5-phosphate isomerase B — translation MSSVKKIAIGSDHAGFEYKTALVSFLNELGYEVTDFGTNSPDSVDYPDFAHPVASAVENKEADAGVLICGSANGVAITANKHQNIRAAICWLEEISALARQHNDANVVCIPARFIDLDLAKKIVNTFMNTEFEGGRHANRVNKIACSC, via the coding sequence ATGAGCAGCGTAAAGAAAATTGCGATTGGAAGCGACCATGCCGGTTTTGAATATAAAACAGCTTTGGTAAGTTTTTTGAATGAACTGGGTTATGAAGTAACAGACTTTGGTACAAACTCTCCAGATTCAGTTGACTATCCAGATTTCGCACACCCAGTAGCATCAGCAGTAGAAAATAAAGAAGCTGATGCCGGAGTCTTAATTTGTGGAAGTGCAAATGGAGTTGCGATCACAGCAAATAAACACCAAAATATCCGTGCTGCTATCTGTTGGTTGGAAGAAATATCTGCTTTGGCCCGTCAGCACAACGATGCTAACGTGGTCTGTATCCCAGCACGTTTTATTGATCTTGACCTTGCTAAAAAGATCGTCAATACATTTATGAATACGGAATTCGAGGGTGGCCGTCACGCCAACCGCGTTAACAAAATAGCTTGTAGCTGTTAA
- the tatC gene encoding twin-arginine translocase subunit TatC, producing the protein MSTPNSKDLIQAIKDKGKNLEAEMSFFDHLEVLRWHLVRSAIAICIFAGIAFTFYDFVFNDIIMGPKNLNFWTYRMMCKAADAFNLADFCVKKIPFNIINTELAGQFMLQINSCLLMALMMGFPYLLFEIWLFVKPALTDVERRSARGFVFYSSLLFILGALFGYYIVVPLSINFLANVSLSDEIVNQITIDNYLSTIATLTLGCGIVFLLPILVFILSKIGIMTPEFMRASRRYATVIILVIAAVITPSADIITMLTVAAPMFLLYEISIMVSADVKRKKLAQEK; encoded by the coding sequence ATGAGTACACCTAATTCGAAAGATCTTATACAAGCTATTAAAGATAAAGGGAAGAATTTAGAAGCAGAAATGTCCTTTTTCGACCACCTTGAGGTTTTAAGATGGCATCTAGTGCGTTCAGCAATTGCGATCTGTATCTTTGCAGGTATTGCCTTTACATTCTACGATTTCGTATTCAACGATATCATCATGGGCCCAAAGAATCTAAATTTTTGGACGTATCGTATGATGTGTAAGGCTGCAGATGCTTTCAATTTGGCAGATTTCTGTGTGAAGAAAATTCCTTTTAATATCATCAATACTGAACTAGCAGGTCAGTTTATGCTTCAGATAAACTCCTGTTTATTGATGGCTTTGATGATGGGATTTCCCTACCTTCTTTTTGAAATTTGGTTATTTGTAAAACCAGCATTGACCGATGTAGAAAGACGCTCAGCACGTGGGTTTGTATTTTACTCGTCTTTATTGTTTATTTTAGGAGCGCTATTCGGATATTACATCGTTGTACCCTTATCCATCAACTTTCTGGCAAATGTATCCCTAAGTGATGAAATCGTCAACCAGATCACTATTGATAATTACCTTTCTACGATAGCAACATTAACATTGGGTTGTGGGATTGTTTTCCTACTTCCAATATTGGTATTTATTCTCTCTAAAATAGGCATTATGACACCTGAATTTATGCGGGCCAGCCGTCGTTATGCAACTGTAATTATTTTAGTGATAGCCGCTGTCATTACACCTTCTGCAGATATTATCACGATGTTGACCGTTGCAGCGCCAATGTTCTTATTATATGAAATCAGTATCATGGTTTCTGCGGATGTCAAAAGAAAAAAATTAGCACAAGAAAAATAA